In Rhizorhabdus phycosphaerae, the genomic stretch TCAGCTTGCGGTAGCCGGCATAGGCCATGAAGTGGCCCTGGTCGTCGTCGCCGAACTTGCCACCGAAGGAGACGGTGACGTCGACGGTGCCGCCATTGACGGTGTTGCCCGACGGGAAGGGGAAGCCACGGCGAGCGTGGGCGGCCTTCAGCGTGTCGTTGCTGTTGTTGTGCTGGTAGAGGCTGTACTGGCCGTCGATCCGGAAACCTTCGAAGTCGGTGTCCATGATGAAGTTGACGACGCCGGCGACCGCGTCCGAACCATAGGTGGACGATGCACCGCCGGTCAGCACGTCGACGCGCTTGACGATGGCGGCGGGCACCATGTTGAGATCGGCCGCGGAGGAGTCGGGATCGCCCGGCATCAGGCGGCGACCGTTGATCAGGACGAGCGTACGCTCGGCGCCCAGACCGCGAAGGTCGACGGTCGCGGTACCGGTCGCGCCATTGGCGAGGTTACCGCCCTGGCCGGCGAAGGTCTGCGGCAGGCTGTTGATCAGGTCTTCGGTGCGGGTCGTGCCCTGGAGCTTGAACTCCTGCGAGCCGACCACGGTGACCGGGCTGACGCCGGTCAGGTTCGGCTGCGGAATGCGCGAACCGGTGACGATGATGACCGCGCCTTCTTCGTCCCCATCCGCTGCGGCCTGCGCGAACGCGGGCGCGCTCGCGAACGCGGCGATGCTCAGCGCGACAGCGCTGCAGCCCAGCCCGAAACGGCTGACCTTGTTGATTTTAGTGGTCACTTTCCAGTCCCTTTTCTGGAGTGAGCGGGCCGAATCGTCGGCCCGTGCTCAACCCTCGCAAAAAGGTGCAGGCGCTGGCACACCATACACCCCTCACTCGGGCATCCCGTTGATGTGCAAGAAATCTGATCAAGCTGTAAAGCGGAGGTTAATCCGGAGAGGCATGTTGGGCCGCTGTTGTCGTATTTATGCAACAGTGGCGAAACGGCATTGCGCGGATCAAGGCATGCATGGTTATATTGTTTCAAAGGCAGGAGGAATGGGATGAAAAAGCGGCATTTTTCAGCGCTTGTAGGGCTATCCGCGATGGCCGCCATGTCGGGCGCCAACGCGGCTGAAAAGGTCCGAGATCGCCCCGAGCTGTTCCGCAACCTGCTCGACTGCCGCGGCATCGCCGACAATGGCCAGCGTCTCGCCTGCTACGACCGGTCGGTCGGCGCGATGGAGGACGCCGAGAAGAAGAAGGATCTGGTGGTCGTCGACCGCAAGGAGATCCGCGAGACCAAAAAATCGTTGTTCGGCTTCTCCCTGCCCAAACTCTCGCTGTTCGGCGACGGCGACGAGAAGGAAGAAAAGGCCGACGAGGTGCAGGAGATCGAGAGCACTGTGGTCAGCGTCCGTCCGTCCAAGGGGGGCGACTGGGCGCTGCGGCTCGCGAACGACGCCGGGACCTGGGAGACGGGGGGCGCGCTGACGGTGCCGCCCCGCGTCGGCGACAAGGTCAAGATCAGGAAGGCGTCGCTCGGCAGCTATCTGGGCTCGGTAGGCATCAGCCGGGGCATCCGCTTCCGCCGCGTCGAATAGGGGAGCGATCGTGCGGGTCCGGGGCCCGGTCTTCGGTCGTCAGGGCATGGGGCCGGCGATCGGGGCCGGATCGACCCGGGCGTCGCGCCACTTCATCGACCAGTGGAGATGGGGCCCGGTCGCTCGCCCGGTCATGCCCACGGCGCCGACGATATCGCCCTGGCGCACCGCCTGTCCGACCACCACGTCGATCCGCGACAGGTGCAGGAAGGCCGAATTCAGCCCCATGCCATGATCGATCATGAGCAAATTGCCTTCGAGCGAGAAAGGGGCGGATGCTGCCAATATGACGACCCCGTCGGCCGGTGCCGCGACCGGGGTCCCGGTCGGGCGGGCGACGTCGACGCCCGAATGGAAGCTGCCCGGCTCGCCGGCGTAGATGCGCTGCGATCCGAACACCCCGCTGATCCGGCCCGTGACCGGCCAGGTAAAGCGTTGCCGCCAGCCGACACTGCCGCTGTCCTGCGCGCGGGCGGCTGCGATCCGTTCCAGCTCAATCTTGCGCCGTGCGAGGAACTCGGGGGTCGGCGTGGTGCCCCTGGGCAGTGTCGGGAGCGATTCGATCTGCCAGGCGCGCGGCGCGACGACGAGGGCGCGGCGCCATATCGTGCCATCGGCAAGCACGGCTTCAAGCAAGGCGCCGGGGCCGGCGTCGCGATCGAACCCGACCAGAAAGCGGCCATCCGGAGCGACCGGGACGGGCTTGCCACCGAGCATGAGCTGCGCTGCTCCGCCGGGCAGCATCCCGAAAGCCAGCCCACCCTGCTCGATGCGACCGGACAGGTGAAAGTCGGCATTGTCGACCACGCGTGCGGCGGGGGCAGTGGGTGGCGTGATCGTCGGTGGAGAAACGGGCGCGGTGGTGCAGCCCGCGATGGCAAGCAGAACCGGCAGGAGCGCGAGCGCCCGGCGCGCTGGCCTCAAGCCGTCTGCTCCGCCTGGGTCGCTTCGACCGCGCTGGCATAAGGCTGCTGGCGCGCCACGCTCCAATAGCGCAGCTCGTCGAGCGGAATCGCGACGCCCGAAACCGCGCAGACGACATGGTCGCCGCCCGTCAGCACGCGGAAGCCGTTGGCGAGATAATGGAGCCGGGCCTCCCGGCCCGCATTCATCAACATGGTCTATCCTCCGAAGGCGGCATATGGGCCCTGCGCCGCGCGACTAAAAGAGCTTTTGCTGGCGCGCGGCCTCGTCGGGCGCGGCTTTCGCCCTGGCTGGCGGCCTTGTCGACGCGCGCATGTCGTCCCCATCGACGCGCGCATCGACCGCGCCATCGGCGAAATGAAGCGTG encodes the following:
- a CDS encoding M23 family metallopeptidase, giving the protein MRPARRALALLPVLLAIAGCTTAPVSPPTITPPTAPAARVVDNADFHLSGRIEQGGLAFGMLPGGAAQLMLGGKPVPVAPDGRFLVGFDRDAGPGALLEAVLADGTIWRRALVVAPRAWQIESLPTLPRGTTPTPEFLARRKIELERIAAARAQDSGSVGWRQRFTWPVTGRISGVFGSQRIYAGEPGSFHSGVDVARPTGTPVAAPADGVVILAASAPFSLEGNLLMIDHGMGLNSAFLHLSRIDVVVGQAVRQGDIVGAVGMTGRATGPHLHWSMKWRDARVDPAPIAGPMP
- a CDS encoding DUF2093 domain-containing protein, which codes for MLMNAGREARLHYLANGFRVLTGGDHVVCAVSGVAIPLDELRYWSVARQQPYASAVEATQAEQTA